A genomic window from Nocardioides jiangxiensis includes:
- a CDS encoding TetR/AcrR family transcriptional regulator, whose translation MSVRDTMVASAAALFRQRGVAGTSLRDVVAHAGAPRGSIYHHFPGGKAELANAATDLAGGFIERLLTGVLDSGDPAGAITAFVDYWSRSLTAHDFADGCPVAAAAVSSDETAGARARAGRAFARWQEQLATALMARGMASDLAVDRAGLAIAAVEGALLVARAQRSTEPLERVARQLTPLLAS comes from the coding sequence ATGAGTGTCCGGGACACGATGGTCGCGAGCGCTGCGGCCCTGTTCCGCCAGCGCGGTGTCGCGGGCACGTCCCTGCGCGACGTCGTCGCGCACGCCGGCGCGCCCCGTGGGTCGATCTACCACCACTTCCCCGGCGGCAAGGCCGAGCTCGCGAACGCCGCCACGGACCTGGCCGGCGGATTCATCGAGCGCCTCCTCACCGGGGTCCTGGACAGCGGGGATCCCGCTGGGGCGATCACCGCGTTCGTCGACTACTGGAGCCGGTCTCTGACCGCGCACGACTTCGCCGACGGCTGCCCCGTCGCGGCAGCGGCGGTGTCGTCCGACGAGACCGCAGGCGCCCGAGCCCGAGCGGGTCGCGCTTTCGCCCGCTGGCAGGAGCAGCTCGCGACCGCGCTCATGGCGCGGGGCATGGCGTCGGACCTCGCCGTCGACCGCGCCGGGCTGGCGATCGCCGCCGTCGAGGGAGCGCTCCTCGTCGCGCGTGCCCAGCGGAGCACGGAGCCCCTCGAGCGGGTGGCGCGCCAGCTCACACCGCTGCTCGCGAGCTGA
- a CDS encoding YibE/F family protein — protein sequence MAHTHGHSHAHSHGHSHGHDAAAFADVRTAATPRRALFAFLVLAAIATVVGLVQLWPDGHRPHAQYAATGVTYPSATVVDAHRPCPVIDPNADPADAPTMPQGCDGLTVKLADGTKVDVQAEPGATRSGLRAGDRVTLAKVPTPDGTTVYSYFGTQRSVPVGLLLAAFVLVVLLVARWRGLMALLGLGIAVLVVGFWMVPALLEGHAPVPVALTASATIMFVVLYAAHGLSVRTSTALAGTFVGLGVTALLGLQAVGWSRLSGLGAEASDPLRTYAGDLDFRALMVAAIVVAGLGVLNDVTITQASAVWELRAASATMTRREIYTSAMRIGRDHIASAIYTIVFVYAGTALTTLLFVALYDRTLLDMLLTEQFAEECVMTLASSIGLVLAMPATTVIAALTVSGPRTQGRRRAAW from the coding sequence ATGGCGCACACGCACGGTCACTCCCACGCGCACTCGCACGGGCACTCCCACGGGCACGATGCGGCCGCCTTCGCGGACGTGCGCACGGCGGCGACGCCGCGCCGGGCCCTCTTCGCCTTCCTCGTCCTCGCGGCGATCGCCACGGTGGTCGGGCTGGTCCAGCTCTGGCCAGACGGCCACCGGCCCCATGCGCAGTACGCCGCCACCGGCGTGACCTACCCGTCGGCGACCGTCGTGGACGCGCACCGTCCGTGCCCCGTCATCGACCCGAACGCCGATCCGGCCGACGCGCCGACCATGCCCCAGGGCTGTGACGGCCTCACCGTCAAGCTCGCCGACGGGACGAAGGTCGACGTGCAGGCGGAGCCGGGAGCCACGCGGTCGGGCCTGCGCGCGGGCGACCGGGTGACGCTGGCCAAGGTGCCGACCCCGGACGGCACGACGGTCTACTCCTACTTCGGCACCCAGCGCAGCGTGCCGGTCGGCCTGCTCCTCGCGGCGTTCGTGCTGGTGGTGCTGCTGGTGGCCCGGTGGCGAGGACTGATGGCGCTGCTCGGCCTCGGGATCGCGGTCCTGGTCGTCGGCTTCTGGATGGTGCCGGCGCTGCTCGAGGGCCATGCGCCCGTGCCGGTCGCACTCACCGCCTCGGCGACGATCATGTTCGTCGTCCTCTACGCCGCCCACGGGCTGTCCGTGCGGACGAGCACCGCCCTGGCGGGCACGTTCGTCGGACTCGGCGTCACCGCGCTCCTCGGTCTCCAGGCGGTGGGCTGGTCGCGGTTGAGCGGCCTCGGAGCCGAGGCCAGCGACCCGCTGCGGACCTATGCGGGAGACCTCGACTTCCGTGCGCTGATGGTCGCGGCGATCGTGGTGGCCGGCCTCGGCGTCCTCAACGACGTCACGATCACCCAGGCCTCGGCCGTCTGGGAGCTGCGGGCTGCGTCCGCCACGATGACCCGGCGCGAGATCTACACCAGTGCCATGCGCATCGGGCGCGACCACATCGCCTCGGCGATCTACACCATCGTCTTCGTGTACGCCGGCACGGCGCTGACGACGCTGCTGTTCGTGGCGCTCTACGACCGCACGCTCCTCGACATGCTGCTCACCGAGCAGTTCGCCGAGGAGTGCGTGATGACGCTCGCCTCGAGCATCGGCCTGGTCCTGGCGATGCCGGCGACGACGGTGATCGCGGCCCTGACGGTCAGCGGACCCCGCACGCAGGGTCGTCGCCGCGCTGCCTGGTGA
- a CDS encoding metal ABC transporter substrate-binding protein, which produces MFSPVTRTAARPLLATILAVSAASGLAACGVDSPGSGRLQVVAAFYPLQYAVERVTGGNADVTNLTQPGKEPHDLELSVHQVAEVAKADLVVYEAHFQAAVDAAVDDNRTGPSVDAAAHVDLLPAPDPHGHEADGEEHGDLDPHFWQDPLRMASLGDALAKELGTVDPEHAREYTRNAAALRSDLVDLDAAYRTGLASCQRDTIVVNHDAFGYLGTYGLHIEAISGLSPDAEPTASTLQHLHDLIRSHHLTTVFSETLVSPRAADAIAGDLGIHTAVLDPLEGLTSEAEQNGGDYLTVMRQNLALLKKANGC; this is translated from the coding sequence ATGTTCTCGCCTGTCACGCGCACCGCTGCCCGCCCGCTCCTCGCGACGATCCTTGCCGTCAGCGCGGCGTCCGGCCTGGCTGCGTGCGGCGTCGACTCCCCGGGGTCCGGTCGTCTCCAGGTCGTCGCAGCCTTCTACCCGCTGCAGTACGCCGTCGAGCGCGTGACGGGCGGGAACGCCGACGTCACCAACCTGACCCAGCCGGGCAAGGAGCCGCACGACCTCGAGCTCTCGGTCCACCAGGTCGCCGAGGTCGCGAAGGCCGACCTCGTCGTCTACGAGGCCCACTTCCAGGCAGCGGTCGACGCGGCGGTGGACGACAACCGCACGGGCCCGTCGGTCGACGCCGCCGCCCACGTCGACCTCCTGCCTGCGCCCGATCCACACGGCCACGAGGCCGACGGCGAGGAGCACGGCGACCTCGACCCCCACTTCTGGCAGGACCCGCTGCGCATGGCCTCCCTGGGCGACGCCCTCGCGAAGGAGCTCGGCACGGTCGACCCCGAGCACGCCCGGGAGTACACCCGCAACGCCGCCGCCCTCCGGTCCGACCTCGTCGACCTGGACGCCGCCTACCGGACGGGACTGGCGAGCTGCCAGCGGGACACGATCGTCGTCAACCACGACGCCTTCGGCTACCTCGGCACGTACGGCCTGCACATCGAGGCGATCTCCGGCCTCTCCCCCGATGCCGAGCCGACCGCCTCGACCCTCCAGCACCTCCACGACCTGATCCGCAGCCACCACCTGACGACGGTCTTCTCCGAGACCCTGGTCAGCCCCCGCGCCGCAGACGCGATCGCCGGCGACCTCGGCATCCACACCGCCGTGCTCGACCCGCTCGAGGGCCTCACCTCCGAGGCGGAGCAGAATGGCGGCGACTACCTGACCGTCATGCGGCAGAACCTCGCCCTCCTGAAGAAGGCCAACGGCTGTTGA
- a CDS encoding metal ABC transporter ATP-binding protein — translation MITPDPAPTHVDDSPVVEVRDASVSLGGRPILRRVDLTVHPGEFVALMGANGSGKSTVVRTITGLAPLTGGEVRLFGTPLDRLHDRHRLGFVPQRVGVGGGVPASVWEVVASGRLTRRRWLRPFNAADRAAIRSALEVVGLSHRVRDGVATLSGGQQQRVMIARALASEPELLFLDEPTAGVDLPNQVALADALRLLKERGATIVLVAHELGPLAPLVDRAVVMRDGRVAYDGAPLADHEVHGPLFGEIHTHHHPEGEPAKPHRPQVASPLDPRETPEAGR, via the coding sequence TTGATCACTCCCGACCCCGCCCCGACGCACGTCGACGACAGCCCCGTCGTCGAGGTACGCGACGCCTCCGTCTCCCTGGGCGGCCGGCCGATCCTGCGCCGGGTCGACCTCACCGTCCACCCGGGCGAGTTCGTCGCGCTCATGGGGGCCAACGGCTCCGGCAAGTCGACCGTCGTCCGCACGATCACCGGCCTCGCGCCGCTGACCGGTGGCGAGGTCCGCCTCTTCGGAACCCCGCTCGACCGCCTCCACGACCGCCACCGCCTCGGCTTCGTCCCGCAGCGGGTCGGCGTCGGCGGCGGCGTGCCCGCGTCGGTCTGGGAGGTCGTCGCCTCGGGGCGACTGACCCGCCGCCGCTGGCTGCGACCCTTCAACGCCGCTGACCGCGCAGCGATCCGCAGCGCCCTCGAGGTCGTCGGTCTCTCCCACCGGGTCCGCGACGGCGTCGCCACGCTCTCCGGCGGGCAGCAGCAGCGCGTGATGATCGCGCGGGCCCTCGCCAGCGAGCCCGAGCTGCTCTTCCTCGACGAGCCCACCGCGGGCGTCGACCTGCCCAACCAGGTGGCACTGGCCGACGCCCTGCGCCTCCTCAAGGAGCGTGGCGCGACCATCGTCCTCGTCGCCCACGAGCTCGGCCCGCTGGCCCCGCTCGTCGACCGTGCGGTGGTCATGCGCGACGGCCGGGTGGCGTACGACGGCGCCCCGCTCGCCGACCACGAGGTCCACGGTCCGCTCTTCGGCGAGATCCACACGCACCACCACCCGGAGGGCGAACCGGCCAAGCCGCACCGGCCCCAGGTCGCCTCGCCTCTCGACCCTCGCGAGACCCCGGAGGCGGGCCGATGA
- a CDS encoding metal ABC transporter permease, giving the protein MSDILSVLTLPFMLRALVAALFTGLAAPAIGTYLVQKRLALMGDGIGHVAVTGVALGLLTGASPTWTAVGVAVAGAVVIELIRERGTTNGDVALALLFYGGLAGGVMITGIAGQSAQSLQAYLFGSLLSIDTSDVVATVALAATVLVLCIGLGPQLFAVTQDADFARVAGLRVRFYNVLIAVLAAVTVTVAMRTVGLLLVSALMVVPVATAQQVTRSFRTTLTAAMGIGVLSAIGGLVASAYLSDLADVAPGPTIVLVALALFALSWPLGVVLRRRRRQVEPFAPLDPLAHEVIGEHPHEHGEDCGHPAVPHGDHVDYIHDGHRHAAHGEHYDEH; this is encoded by the coding sequence ATGAGCGACATCCTCTCCGTGCTGACCCTGCCGTTCATGCTGCGCGCGCTCGTCGCCGCGCTCTTCACGGGCCTGGCAGCACCCGCGATCGGCACCTACCTGGTGCAGAAGCGCCTCGCCCTCATGGGCGACGGCATCGGCCACGTCGCCGTCACCGGTGTCGCACTCGGCCTGCTGACCGGCGCCTCGCCGACCTGGACCGCGGTCGGCGTGGCGGTGGCGGGGGCCGTGGTCATCGAGCTGATCCGCGAGCGGGGCACCACCAACGGCGACGTCGCCCTCGCGCTGCTCTTCTACGGCGGCCTGGCCGGTGGCGTCATGATCACCGGCATCGCCGGGCAGAGCGCCCAGAGCCTCCAGGCCTACCTCTTCGGTTCGCTGCTCAGCATCGACACCTCGGACGTCGTGGCCACCGTCGCCCTGGCCGCCACCGTGCTCGTGCTCTGCATCGGGCTCGGGCCTCAGCTCTTCGCGGTGACACAGGACGCCGACTTCGCGCGCGTGGCCGGTCTGCGCGTGCGCTTCTACAACGTGCTGATCGCCGTGCTGGCGGCGGTCACGGTCACGGTCGCGATGCGCACCGTCGGCCTGCTGCTCGTCTCGGCCCTCATGGTCGTGCCCGTGGCGACGGCCCAGCAGGTCACCCGCTCCTTCCGCACGACGCTGACCGCGGCGATGGGGATCGGCGTGCTCTCGGCGATCGGCGGCCTGGTGGCGTCGGCGTACCTCTCGGACCTGGCGGACGTCGCCCCCGGCCCGACCATCGTCCTGGTCGCCCTCGCACTGTTCGCCCTGTCGTGGCCCCTCGGCGTGGTGCTGCGGCGCAGGCGTCGGCAGGTGGAGCCGTTCGCGCCGCTCGACCCGCTCGCACACGAGGTCATCGGCGAGCACCCGCACGAGCACGGCGAGGACTGCGGCCACCCGGCCGTCCCGCACGGCGACCACGTCGACTACATCCACGACGGCCACCGCCACGCAGCGCACGGAGAGCACTATGACGAGCACTGA
- a CDS encoding Fur family transcriptional regulator produces the protein MTSTEHGHAAAPAVRPTRQRRAVADALASFDDFRSAQDIHALLTERDEKVGLATVYRTLQLLSESGEVDMLRTEDGEAIYRRCSATHHHHLVCRSCGATVEVEGPAVERWTRAIAAEHGYADIAHTLELFGTCRACAG, from the coding sequence ATGACGAGCACTGAGCACGGCCACGCCGCCGCGCCCGCCGTCCGGCCCACCCGGCAGCGCCGGGCGGTCGCCGACGCGCTGGCCAGCTTCGACGACTTCCGCAGCGCGCAGGACATCCACGCGCTGCTCACCGAGCGTGACGAGAAGGTCGGCCTCGCGACCGTCTATCGCACGCTCCAGCTGCTCAGCGAGAGCGGTGAGGTGGACATGCTGCGCACCGAGGACGGCGAGGCGATCTACCGCCGTTGCTCGGCGACGCACCACCACCACCTGGTCTGCCGCTCGTGCGGTGCCACCGTCGAGGTGGAGGGCCCGGCCGTGGAGCGCTGGACGCGCGCGATCGCGGCCGAGCACGGCTATGCGGACATCGCGCACACGCTGGAGCTGTTCGGCACCTGCCGGGCGTGCGCGGGCTGA
- a CDS encoding isoprenyl transferase, with amino-acid sequence MPHPYATPQPHASGVKPPPIPAELVPEHVAIVMDGNGRWAKERGLPRNAGHAQGEFALFDVMEGAIELGIKAVTVYAFSTENWSRSPEEVRYLMGFNRDVVRRRRDEMHALGVRVRWAGRAPRLWKSVLKELRIAEEMTKDNDVLTLTMCINYGGRPELVDATRAIARLAAAGKINPEKIDEKTIAQHLYVPEFPDADLIWRTSGEQRLSNFLTWQSAYAEFVFTDVLWPDVDRRHLWAACDQYARRDRRYGGAVPNEVAGTVVE; translated from the coding sequence GTGCCTCATCCTTACGCCACGCCCCAGCCGCACGCCTCGGGTGTGAAGCCGCCGCCGATTCCGGCGGAGCTGGTCCCCGAGCACGTCGCGATCGTCATGGACGGCAACGGACGCTGGGCGAAGGAGCGTGGACTGCCGCGCAACGCCGGCCACGCACAGGGCGAGTTCGCGCTCTTCGACGTGATGGAGGGTGCGATCGAGCTGGGCATCAAGGCGGTCACCGTCTACGCCTTCTCGACCGAGAACTGGTCGCGCTCGCCCGAGGAGGTCCGCTATCTCATGGGCTTCAACCGCGATGTCGTGCGTCGCCGCCGCGACGAGATGCACGCCCTCGGCGTACGGGTCCGGTGGGCGGGTCGCGCGCCACGGCTGTGGAAGTCGGTCCTGAAGGAGCTCCGCATCGCGGAGGAGATGACGAAGGACAACGACGTCCTCACCCTCACGATGTGCATCAACTACGGCGGACGCCCCGAGCTCGTCGACGCCACGCGGGCGATCGCCCGGCTCGCAGCAGCGGGGAAGATCAACCCCGAGAAGATCGACGAGAAGACGATCGCCCAGCACCTCTACGTGCCGGAGTTCCCCGATGCCGACCTGATCTGGCGTACGTCGGGGGAGCAGCGCCTCTCCAACTTCCTGACCTGGCAGTCCGCGTACGCCGAGTTCGTCTTCACCGACGTGCTCTGGCCCGACGTCGACCGGCGCCACCTGTGGGCGGCGTGCGACCAGTACGCCCGGCGCGACCGCCGCTACGGCGGCGCGGTGCCCAACGAGGTCGCCGGCACCGTCGTCGAGTAG
- a CDS encoding MarR family winged helix-turn-helix transcriptional regulator: MEPKTPNDVIEQQLTKVMRRSNAIHVSTASGEVALERSSYGILCLLADEGPQRLGAIASAFHLDPSTVTRQAQAVVKLGLAAKKTDPGDRRATLLSLSDFGERSIMEARNFRRQALDLLLADWSAEDIAEFGRLLSKFNDTIDHWDNGAVPDEITNHPLAAPAPDGEPEA; encoded by the coding sequence GTGGAGCCGAAGACCCCCAACGACGTGATCGAGCAGCAGCTCACCAAGGTGATGCGCCGCAGCAACGCGATCCACGTGAGCACCGCCAGCGGCGAGGTCGCCCTGGAGCGCTCCAGCTACGGCATCCTGTGCCTGCTGGCCGACGAGGGTCCCCAGCGCCTCGGCGCGATCGCCTCGGCCTTCCACCTCGACCCCTCGACCGTCACCCGCCAGGCACAGGCCGTCGTCAAGCTCGGCCTCGCCGCGAAGAAGACCGACCCGGGCGACCGGCGGGCGACCCTGCTCAGCCTCTCCGACTTCGGCGAGCGCTCGATCATGGAGGCACGCAACTTCCGACGTCAGGCGCTCGACCTGCTCCTCGCCGACTGGTCGGCGGAGGACATCGCCGAGTTCGGCCGGCTGCTGTCGAAGTTCAACGACACGATCGACCACTGGGACAACGGCGCCGTGCCCGACGAGATCACCAACCACCCACTGGCCGCCCCCGCACCCGACGGCGAGCCCGAGGCCTGA
- the recO gene encoding DNA repair protein RecO has protein sequence MPLYRAEAVVLRTHKLGEADRIITLLTRDQGRVRAVAKGVRRTSSRWGSRLEPFSHVDLQLAEGRNLDTITQAVTLTPFAANLGRDYERYTAGTAMLETAERLITEDREPALQQFLLLVGGLRAMTGLDGADPKPHGQVLDSYLLRSLSVAGYAPSFDACARCGELGPHRWFHPAAGGVLCAADKLPGSAGPAPETLVLLGALLAGDWATVNASEPRHRREATGLVAAYLQWHVERGLRSLAYVER, from the coding sequence TCCGCACCCACAAGCTGGGTGAGGCCGACCGGATCATCACGCTGCTGACCCGCGACCAGGGTCGGGTGCGTGCCGTCGCCAAGGGCGTACGCCGGACCAGCAGCCGTTGGGGGAGCAGGCTCGAGCCGTTCAGCCACGTCGACCTCCAGCTCGCCGAGGGCCGCAACCTCGACACGATCACCCAGGCGGTGACCCTCACGCCGTTCGCCGCGAACCTCGGGAGGGACTACGAGCGGTACACCGCGGGGACGGCGATGCTGGAGACGGCGGAGCGGCTGATCACCGAGGACCGCGAGCCCGCACTCCAGCAGTTCCTGCTGCTGGTCGGCGGCCTGCGCGCAATGACCGGGCTCGACGGCGCGGACCCGAAGCCGCACGGCCAGGTCCTCGACTCCTACCTGCTCCGGAGCCTCTCGGTCGCTGGCTACGCGCCGAGCTTCGACGCGTGCGCACGCTGCGGCGAGCTCGGGCCGCACCGCTGGTTCCACCCGGCGGCGGGCGGCGTGCTGTGTGCGGCGGACAAGCTGCCCGGCTCGGCGGGGCCGGCTCCCGAGACCCTGGTCCTGCTCGGCGCACTGCTCGCGGGGGACTGGGCCACCGTCAACGCGAGCGAGCCGCGGCACCGTCGCGAGGCGACCGGCCTCGTCGCGGCGTACCTGCAGTGGCACGTGGAGCGTGGCTTGCGCTCGCTCGCGTACGTCGAGCGCTGA